A single region of the Hylaeus volcanicus isolate JK05 chromosome 5, UHH_iyHylVolc1.0_haploid, whole genome shotgun sequence genome encodes:
- the LOC128876665 gene encoding YTH domain-containing family protein 3-like: MSTGLAGAVSNQRMKGQTNNQVSNGPKEHQQQPQTEHAGGEDTGFDSWRGGNNTHHSSYPIGTGDPYSPYYAGTSFPYQTFGAGDGTWSNGTDPVAFLSGYGGQIGHDAYGMDGMFSASAGGGFSTFGQPAFNYFHGNGDFSAWGTPRKTRYEDYYQAPRGNENYPTPSNTEIKTIEQSVQGLSLGSGEVPRQDQQTTSNQSIKPEAKEPRKITWASVASQPAKPVPPLSSSQGMKKKAGMPPPPIVPGKHNMDIGTWGEGKSSVPPPTAPPPPQVQPPVPPPPPLVQRQRPPPPPPCWNRQPTTPPSPPQSQIHMPPQQQHQHQPQQQQHQQQQQHQQHQHQHPHPHQHPHQHQHQHSHPHQHQHQHPHPHQHQHQHPQQQQQQQQQQQQQQQQQLQQQQQITQTQQSHPVLDELKVKNDYNPVDFDQTAPGARFFVIKSYSEDDIHRSIKYEIWCSTEHGNKRLDQAYREASREGAPLYLFFSVNGSGHFCGMAQMVSSVDYQSNSSVWSQDKWKGQFRVRWIYVKDVPNVQLRHIKLENNENKPVTNSRDAQEVPHAKGVTVLRILHTYRHSTSIFDDFGHYERKQAEEDQRKAPVNVIQHHHSSNHRNRGHADLPRGEHHLQPHLHHQRKDRDGGRGKGRGGSRQ; encoded by the exons ATGTCAACTGGATTGGCAGGTGCTGTTTCAAATCAG CGGATGAAAGGACAAACCAATAATCAAG TGAGCAATGGTCCTAAAGAACACCAGCAGCAACCACAGACAGAACATGCTGGCGGAGAAGATACTGGATTTGATTCATGGAGAGGAGGCAACAATACGCATCATTCAAGTTATCCAATTGGTACTGGAGACCCGTATAGTCCTTACTATGCAGGTACTTCATTCCCTTATCAAACATTCGGTGCCGGGGATGGTACATGGTCGAATGGAACAGATCCCGTTGCATTTCTATCTGGATACGGAGGTCAAATAGGTCACGATGCATACGGCATGGATGGAATGTTCTCCGCTAGCGCGGGAGGTGGTTTTAGTACATTTGGTCAACCTGCTTTCAACTATTTTCACGGAAACGGTGATTTTAGTGCTTGGGGCACTCCGAGAAAGACGCGTTACGAAGATTATTACCAGGCACCACGTGGAAATGAGAATTATCCAACGCCTAGTAATACCGAAATTAAGACTATCGAACAGAGCGTGCAAGGCTTATCTCTCGGAAGCGGAGAAGTCCCACGACAGGATCAACAAACTACATCTAATCAATCTATAAAACCAGAGGCAAAGGAACCTAGAAAAATAACATGGGCCAGTGTTGCGAGTCAACCCGCCAAACCTGTTCCTCCTCTTTCATCTTCCCAGGGAATGAAAAAGAAGGCTGGAATGCCACCACCCCCTATTGTGCCAGGAAAGCATAATATGGATATTGGAACATGGGGCGAGGGTAAATCTTCTGTGCCTCCTCCGACAGCACCACCGCCGCCACAAGTGCAACCTCCTGTTCCGCCACCTCCGCCGTTGGTTCAAAGACAAagacctcctcctcctcctccgtGTTGGAACAGACAGCCTACGACACCTCCGTCGCCTCCGCAGTCGCAAATTCACATGCCACCGCAACAGCAGCACCAACACCAGccacaacaacaacaacaccagcagcaacagcagcatcaacaacatcaacatcaACACCCACATCCGCATCAGCACCCACATCAACACCAACATCAGCATTCACACCCACATCAGCACCAACATCAACATCCACACCCCCATCAACATCAACATCAGCATCCccagcaacaacagcaacaacagcagcagcagcaacagcaacagcaacaacagttgcaacaacaacagcagatCACGCAAACACAACAATCGCATCCCGTATTGGACGAACTAAAAGTGAAGAATGATTATAACCCTGTAGATTTCGATCAAACCGCTCCAGGAGCTAGgttttttgtaatcaaatcTTATTCGGAAGATGATATTCATAGGTCCATCAAATACGAAATTTGGTGTAGTACCGAGCATGGTAATAAGAGATTGGATCAAGCGTACAGAGAAGCCAGTCGCGAAGGTGCACCGTTATACTTGTTTTTTTCCGTGAACGGATCTGGTCATTTTTGCGGTATGGCGCAGATGGTGTCATCCGTCGATTATCAAAGTAATAGCTCCGTTTGGTCCCAAGATAAATGGAAAGGTCAATTTCGTGTACGTTGGATTTATGTAAAGGATGTTCCTAATGTACAACTTCGTCACATTAAActagaaaacaatgaaaataaaccaGTAACTAATTCGAGGGATGCACAGGAAGTCCCCCACGCAAAAGGAGTGACAGTGTTGCGTATATTGCATACTTATCGGCATTCTACTAGTATCTTCGACGACTTTGGACATTACGAACGTAAGCAAGCGGAGGAAGATCAGCGTAAAGCACCAGTAAATGTTATACAGCATCATCATTCTTCCAATCACAGAAATAGAGGACACGCGGATTTACCAAGAGGGGAACATCATCTTCAACCACATTTGCATCATCAACGCAAA GATCGAGATGGTGGTCGCGGCAAAGGCAGAGGAGGTTCGCGTCAGTAG